A single window of Oreochromis aureus strain Israel breed Guangdong linkage group 7, ZZ_aureus, whole genome shotgun sequence DNA harbors:
- the cpt1b gene encoding carnitine O-palmitoyltransferase 1, muscle isoform: protein MAEAHQAVGFQFTVRPDGVDFKLSQEVIKNIYLSGVTAWKKKAIQFKNGVLAGVYPASPSSWLIVVIAMMSSLYIHIDPSLGMMDAIKENLPYRDCMSVQTRAVLSAILFATGLWLFLIYLLRYTLKALLSYHGWIFESHGKMSTSTKVWLCLVKMFSGRRPLLYSFQASLPRLPVPSVDDTIHRYLESVRPLLDNEQYNKMELLASDFKENKAAQLQRCLILKSWWATNYVSDWWEEYIYLRGRSPIMVNSNFYIMDLLYVTPTHRQAARAGNVVHAMLQYRRKLERGELAPLRALGTVPMCSTQMERMFNTTRIPGIETDFVQHLTDRKHLVVFHKGRFFQVWLYTGGRHLLPSELETQFQRILNDTSEPQPGELKLAALTAGYRVPWAQARIKYFSQGINKVSLDAIESAAFFLTLDDEPQGYDPAKSNSLDSYAKSLLHGKCYDRWFDKSFTLISYPNGKMGVNVEHSWADAPIVGHMWEYILATDCFHLGYTEEGHCKGDVNKNLPHPTRLQWQIPNECQNVIETSYLSAKQIADDVDFHGYLFAEFGKGLIKKCRTSPDAFIQLALQLAQFRDQRVFCLTYESSMTRMFRDGRTETVRSCTSEAVAFVRAMEDAGATNAQRLALFRKAAEKHQNMYRLAMTGSGIDRHLFCLYIVSKYLGVDSPFLTKVLSEPWKLSTSQTPQQQLNLVDINKFPKYVGGGGGFGPVADDGYGVSYIIVGENLITFHISSKFSSPDTDSYRFGLHIRKAMLDIQALFKPENDKTAQNAKYVHLENGKKHI, encoded by the exons ATGGCTGAGGCACATCAGGCGGTAGGCTTCCAGTTCACTGTGCGCCCAGATGGTGTGGACTTTAAACTGAGCCAAGAAGTCATCAAAAATATCTACCTATCAGGAGTGACAGCATGGAAGAAGAAAGCCATTCAATTCAAG AATGGTGTATTGGCAGGAGTCTACCCTGCCAGTCCATCCAGTTGGCTAATAGTTGTGATTGCCATGATGAGCTCTTTATATATCCACATAGACCCGTCTCTGGGAATGATGGATGCCATCAAGGAAAACCTACCATATCG AGACTGCATGTCAGTACAGACACGAGCAGTCCTGAGTGCCATCCTGTTTGCCACAGGACTGTGGCTGTTCCTCATCTACCTCCTGAGATACACTCTTAAAGCTTTGCTGTCCTATCatggatggatttttgagtCCCATGGAAAAATGAGTACATCAACTAAAGTGTGGCTG TGCCTGGTAAAGATGTTTTCTGGACGCAGACCCTTGCTCTACAGTTTCCAGGCCTCCTTACCCAGGCTTCCTGTGCCCAGTGTGGATGATACAATTCACAGG TACCTTGAGTCAGTTCGACCTCTGCTGGACAATGAGCAGTACAataaaatggaacttttggccagtgattttaaagaaaacaaagcagcccAACTGCAGAGATGCCTAATCTTAAAATCATGGTGGGCAACAAATTAT GTAAGTGACTGGTGGGAGGAGTACATTTACCTCAGGGGCAGGAGTCCTATCATGGTCAACAGTAACTTCTATATAATG GACCTCTTGTATGTGACCCCAACACACCGTCAGGCTGCAAGAGCAGGAAATGTGGTacatgccatgttgcaatacagACGCAAACTGGAACGTGGTGAACTTGCACCG CTGAGGGCTTTGGGGACTGTTCCTATGTGTTCTACTCAGATGGAGAGGATGTTTAACACCACTCGTATTCCTGGCATTGAAACAG ATTTTGTGCAGCACCTGACTGATCGGAAACACCTGGTTGTCTTCCACAAGGGTCGGTTCTTCCAGGTGTGGCTTTACACTGGAGGGCGTCACCTTTTGCCCAGTGAACTTGAGACACAGTTTCAAAGGATTCTCAATGATACATCAGAACCTCAACCAGGAGAACTCAAACTAGCTGCCCTGACAGCGGGATACAG GGTTCCATGGGCTCAGGCTCGGATAAAATATTTTAGCCAGGGCATAAACAAAGTATCCCTGGATGCAATCGAGTCAGCTGCCTTCTTCCTGACACTGGATGATGAGCCACAGGGTTATGATCCTGCAAAGAGCAACTCACTTGATAGCTACGCCAAGTCCCTGCTGCATGGAAAATGTTATGACAG GTGGTTTGACAAATCTTTTACATTGATCTCTTATCCAAATGGAAAAATGGGTGTAAATGTTGAACATTCTTGGGCTGATGCACCAATTGTAGGACACATGTGGGAG taTATTCTAGCAACAGACTGCTTCCATCTTGGATACACTGAGGAGGGACACTGTAAAGGGGATGTGAACAAAAACCTGCCTCATCCCACTCGACTACAATGGCAGATTCCAAATGAG TGCCAAAATGTCATTGAAACATCATACCTCTCAGCCAAGCAGATAGCTGACGATGTGGACTTCCATGGCTATCTGTTTGCTGAGTTTGGGAAAGGCCTGATCAAGAAGTGCAGGACAAGCCCTGATGCCTTTATTCAGCTGGCCTTGCAGCTGGCCCAGTTTAGG GACCAGCGTGTGTTCTGTCTGACGTACGAGTCATCGATGACACGTATGTTCAGAGATGGGCGGACAGAGACAGTACGCTCCTGCACTTCTGAGGCGGTCGCATTCGTCAGAGCCATGGAGGACGCTGGTGCGACG AATGCCCAGAGACTTGCCCTGTTtcggaaagcagcagaaaagcaCCAAAACATGTATCGTCTGGCCATGACTGGTTCTGGGATCGATCGTCACCTTTTCTGTCTCTATATAGTATCTAAATACCTTGGTGTCGACTCACCATTTCTTACAAAG GTGCTTTCGGAGCCCTGGAAGTTGTCCACCAGCCAGactccacagcagcagcttAATTTAGTTGACATCAACAAGTTCCCGAAATATGTgggtggtggaggtggatttgGCCCT GTGGCTGACGATGGTTATGGTGTGTCTTATATCATTGTTGGGGAAAACCTCATTACATTCCACATCTCCAGCAAGTTCTCCAGTCCTGACACA gactCATATCGGTTTGGTCTGCATATTCGAAAGGCCATGCTTGACATCCAAGCTCTTTTCAAGCCTGAAAATGATAAGACAGCACAGAATGCAAAGTATGTCCATCTGGAAAATGGGAAAAAGCACATATAA
- the LOC116318329 gene encoding actin-binding protein IPP isoform X1, with product MNNLRQYVMILFEWISFWLKHILRRILDAFPIVNNWIASSGVTDRALCQTDSEEWKTNEALRTYLLGDGDETKVTVQTSPHAFLVNLQRLSECSEYFRALSQSSMRETSESLIHMDHVSSSIFHNLLEFSFNNNFKVPLNELGAHIKVSNYLLAHAFLSKCLSVLTDELSPSNCLSYLSLAHEIFCMELKMTVLTYLSRNLLELPDIIRCLNDEEREEVVHLRTRGDRHLCTLRKENLSSWKDPETEHARHIFTLQGSEDSGDWCAVTELPFRADKWCITTVVLYNYLYVIGGYRERMKRGWEFSMASFRYNPFTQTWVTTSPLIKHRRHFSAVACEGCIYAVGGWYLDSLVTPDSSTALYTAVECYDPWKDTWRFVSSLPLTDFQFTMSLSHDVPLATSLGHCIYVLGSIQRTGEKLLLQYNTKQDVWSELLPTLTRASVDLPTLYFLGATDRLLVIGGNNSENVITSFHVEKQKWGPVYSAEKVAFAGQGTVAGDQILMMPSVEHNTVVSMDLQTLSLRALPPLPISTRYEATFYLYF from the exons ATGAATAATCTCAGGCAATACGTTATGATACTTTTTGAGTGGATAAGCTTTTGGCTGAAACACATTCTTAGAAGGATTTTGGATGCTTTTCCAATAGTCAACAACTGGATAGCGTCCTCAGGTGTCACAGACAGAGCATTATGCCAAACAGACTCAGAGGAATGGAAGACTAATGAGGCGCTGCGCACATATCTCCTTGGAGATGGTGATGAAACCAAGGTTACAGTCCAAACCAGCCCACATGCCTTTCTT GTGAACCTACAGAGACTTTCAGAGTGTAGTGAGTACTTCCGAgctttgtcccagtccagcatGAGAGAGACTTCTGAGAGCCTCATCCACATGGATCACGTGTCCTCTTCCATCTTCCACAATCTGCTTGAGTTTTCCTTCAATAATAATTTCAAAGTTCCCCTAAATGAGTTGGGAGCACATATCAAG GTAAGCAACTATCTTCTAGCACATGCCTTCCTCTCAAAGTGCCTGTCAGTCCTGACAGATGAGCTCAGCCCATCTAACTGTTTGTCATACCTGAGTCTTGCTCATGAGATCTTTTGTATGGAACTGAAGATGACAGTACTGACTTACTTGAGTAGAAACCTGCTGGAGCTTCCGGACATCATCAG GTGCCTGAATGATGAGGAGAGGGAAGAAGTTGTCCACTTGAGGACTCGAGGAGACCGACACCTCTGCACCCTACGGAAAGAGAACCTGAGTTCTTGGAAGGATCCAGAAACAGAACATGCACGACACATATTCACCCTGCAAGGATCAGAGGACAGTGGGGATTGGTGTGCAGTTACAGAGCTTCCTTTTCGGGCTGATAAGTGGTGTATTACAACAGTGGTGCTTTACAACTACTTGTATGTTATAGGAGGTTACAGGGAGCGTATGAAGAGAGGCTGGGAGTTCAGCATGGCTTCCTTTCGATACAATCCCTTTACTCAGACGTGGGTCACCACATCTCCTCTGATAAAA CACAGAAGGCACTTCAGTGCAGTGGCCTGTGAAGGCTGCATTTACGCAGTGGGAGGCTGGTACTTGGACTCTCTAGTAACTCCAGACTCCAGCACAGCTCTCTACACAGCTGTAGAGTGCTATGACCCATGGAAAGATACGTGGAG GTTTGTGTCCTCATTGCCACTCACTGACTTCCAGTTCACCATGTCTTTGTCTCACGATGTTCCTCTTGCTACAAGCCTTGGACACTGTATCTATGTGCTGGGGAGCATCCAGAGGACTGGAGAGAAGTTATTACTGCAGTACAACACAAAGCAAG ATGTATGGTCTGAACTGCTTCCCACCCTTACCAGAGCCAGCGTAGATCTCCCTACACTTTACTTCCTGGGGGCCACAGACAGGCTGCTTGTGATTGGTGGCAACAACTCAGAGAATGTGATAACCTCGTTTCAtgtggaaaaacagaaatgggGGCCG gtgTACAGCGCTGAGAAAGTGGCATTTGCAGGTCAGGGGACAGTGGCTGGTGATCAAATCCTGATGATGCCGAGTGTTGAGCACAACACTGTTGTTAGCATGGACCTCCAAACGCTCTCCCTCAGAGCTCTCCCTCCTCTACCCATCTCCACTCGCTATGAAGCTaccttttatctttatttctaA
- the LOC116318329 gene encoding kelch domain-containing protein 7A isoform X2, translated as MSWEHISSNYLLAHAFLSKCLSVLTDELSPSNCLSYLSLAHEIFCMELKMTVLTYLSRNLLELPDIIRCLNDEEREEVVHLRTRGDRHLCTLRKENLSSWKDPETEHARHIFTLQGSEDSGDWCAVTELPFRADKWCITTVVLYNYLYVIGGYRERMKRGWEFSMASFRYNPFTQTWVTTSPLIKHRRHFSAVACEGCIYAVGGWYLDSLVTPDSSTALYTAVECYDPWKDTWRFVSSLPLTDFQFTMSLSHDVPLATSLGHCIYVLGSIQRTGEKLLLQYNTKQDVWSELLPTLTRASVDLPTLYFLGATDRLLVIGGNNSENVITSFHVEKQKWGPVYSAEKVAFAGQGTVAGDQILMMPSVEHNTVVSMDLQTLSLRALPPLPISTRYEATFYLYF; from the exons ATGAGTTGGGAGCACATATCAAG CAACTATCTTCTAGCACATGCCTTCCTCTCAAAGTGCCTGTCAGTCCTGACAGATGAGCTCAGCCCATCTAACTGTTTGTCATACCTGAGTCTTGCTCATGAGATCTTTTGTATGGAACTGAAGATGACAGTACTGACTTACTTGAGTAGAAACCTGCTGGAGCTTCCGGACATCATCAG GTGCCTGAATGATGAGGAGAGGGAAGAAGTTGTCCACTTGAGGACTCGAGGAGACCGACACCTCTGCACCCTACGGAAAGAGAACCTGAGTTCTTGGAAGGATCCAGAAACAGAACATGCACGACACATATTCACCCTGCAAGGATCAGAGGACAGTGGGGATTGGTGTGCAGTTACAGAGCTTCCTTTTCGGGCTGATAAGTGGTGTATTACAACAGTGGTGCTTTACAACTACTTGTATGTTATAGGAGGTTACAGGGAGCGTATGAAGAGAGGCTGGGAGTTCAGCATGGCTTCCTTTCGATACAATCCCTTTACTCAGACGTGGGTCACCACATCTCCTCTGATAAAA CACAGAAGGCACTTCAGTGCAGTGGCCTGTGAAGGCTGCATTTACGCAGTGGGAGGCTGGTACTTGGACTCTCTAGTAACTCCAGACTCCAGCACAGCTCTCTACACAGCTGTAGAGTGCTATGACCCATGGAAAGATACGTGGAG GTTTGTGTCCTCATTGCCACTCACTGACTTCCAGTTCACCATGTCTTTGTCTCACGATGTTCCTCTTGCTACAAGCCTTGGACACTGTATCTATGTGCTGGGGAGCATCCAGAGGACTGGAGAGAAGTTATTACTGCAGTACAACACAAAGCAAG ATGTATGGTCTGAACTGCTTCCCACCCTTACCAGAGCCAGCGTAGATCTCCCTACACTTTACTTCCTGGGGGCCACAGACAGGCTGCTTGTGATTGGTGGCAACAACTCAGAGAATGTGATAACCTCGTTTCAtgtggaaaaacagaaatgggGGCCG gtgTACAGCGCTGAGAAAGTGGCATTTGCAGGTCAGGGGACAGTGGCTGGTGATCAAATCCTGATGATGCCGAGTGTTGAGCACAACACTGTTGTTAGCATGGACCTCCAAACGCTCTCCCTCAGAGCTCTCCCTCCTCTACCCATCTCCACTCGCTATGAAGCTaccttttatctttatttctaA